A window of Pomacea canaliculata isolate SZHN2017 linkage group LG3, ASM307304v1, whole genome shotgun sequence contains these coding sequences:
- the LOC112559694 gene encoding structure-specific endonuclease subunit SLX4-like: MKCSESQDVNVFEEADDDDDVALSQQVSAADREQMIMNYIRGRSDLYEKVLTYEPLDLVVLKDDLKAASIRCGQQKLMDLLNAKCITFTNKNVGLLAKKHPREVEQEQEAQS; the protein is encoded by the exons ATGAAGTGCAGTGAAAGCCAAGATGTGAATGTGTTCGAagaagcagatgatgatgatgatgttgcttTAAGCCAGCAG gtgaGCGCTGCAGATAGAGAGCAGATGATTATGAACTATATCCGAGGCCGGTCAGACCTTTATGAGAAGGTGCTTACATACGAA CCTCTAGACTTGGTAGTGCTGAAAGATGACCTGAAGGCTGCCAGCATCCGCTGTGGGCAGCAAAAGCTGATGGACTTGCTCAATGCTAAG TGCATCACATTTACCAACAAAAATGTGGGCTTGCTGGCAAAGAAACACCCGAGGGAAGTGGAACAAGAGCAAGAAGCCCAGAGCTAA